One genomic segment of Musa acuminata AAA Group cultivar baxijiao chromosome BXJ3-3, Cavendish_Baxijiao_AAA, whole genome shotgun sequence includes these proteins:
- the LOC135633361 gene encoding scopoletin glucosyltransferase-like, giving the protein MGSLAESLHLVFFPFLARSHMIPMLETARLAAERGVRVTLVTTPANAHLVRPTLDRANSYISTSHPPMELRLIPFPAAENGLPDGCENLTAVPIPLAANFFAAVFGLRAPLDALLRDLQSDALISDALFPWTTALASEHGIPRLIFQVTGLLPLCAANDLDLHRPYEAVSGRGEPFAIPGFPHPIKLTRAELPEVFDFPYMLGLLREAELTSYGVVVNSFYDLEPNYADHYRKVGPREVYLVGPVAIAGAQPQEGGKEDAARDPCLSWLDGKADDSVVYVSFGTLCRFSDAQLRELALGLEASDHPFLWAVRADGGVGEGWMPEGYEGRVAGRGLVARGWVPQREILAHRAVGGYVVHCGWNSVTEAVCSGVPLVTWPLHSEQFVIEKLLVDVLGVARPMWEGFKSVLDGEKEVVKAETVASSVALLMGGGPEAQAARKRMKELGEAAARAVAEGGSSHGDVGRMIQGLTACSVQRGKAVAKE; this is encoded by the coding sequence ATGGGCTCACTAGCCGAATCCCTCCATctcgtcttcttccctttcctcgCCCGAAGCCACATGATTCCCATGCTGGAGACAGCTCGCCTCGCCGCCGAGCGCGGCGTCCGGGTAACCCTCGTCACCACACCGGCCAACGCCCACCTTGTCCGCCCCACCCTCGACCGCGCCAACTCCTACATCTCCACCtcccatcctcccatggagctccGCCTCATTCCCTTCCCCGCTGCCGAGAACGGCCTCCCCGACGGCTGCGAGAACCTCACCGCCGTTCCGATCCCGCTCGCCGCCAATTTCTTTGCGGCCGTCTTCGGTCTCCGTGCACCCCTCGACGCGCTTCTCCGCGATCTCCAATCCGACGCGCTCATCTCCGACGCCCTCTTCCCGTGGACCACCGCCCTCGCGTCCGAGCATGGCATTCCACGTCTCATCTTTCAGGTCACCGGTCTGCTTCCCCTCTGCGCCGCCAACGACCTCGACCTTCACCGGCCTTACGAGGCCGTCTCGGGCAGGGGGGAGCCCTTTGCCATCCCCGGCTTCCCCCACCCGATAAAGCTGACGAGGGCCGAGCTTCCGGAGGTGTTCGACTTCCCTTACATGCTCGGCCTCCTCCGGGAAGCCGAGCTCACCAGCTACGGCGTCGTTGTCAACAGCTTCTACGACCTCGAACCCAACTACGCCGACCACTACAGGAAGGTGGGCCCGCGGGAGGTGTACCTCGTCGGCCCGGTAGCCATTGCCGGAGCGCAACCCCAGGAAGGCGGCAAAGAGGATGCCGCCCGTGACCCCTGCCTGAGCTGGCTCGACGGCAAGGCGGACGACTCGGTGGTCTACGTGAGCTTCGGGACGCTGTGCCGGTTCAGCGACGCGCAGCTGCGGGAGCTGGCGCTGGGGCTGGAGGCCAGCGACCACCCGTTCCTGTGGGCGGTGCGGGCGGACGGCGGCGTGGGCGAGGGGTGGATGCCGGAGGGGTACGAGGGCCGGGTAGCAGGCCGGGGGCTGGTGGCTCGCGGTTGGGTGCCGCAACGGGAGATCCTGGCCCACCGGGCGGTGGGGGGCTACGTGGTACATTGCGGGTGGAACTCGGTGACGGAGGCGGTCTGCTCCGGCGTGCCGCTCGTCACTTGGCCCCTCCACTCGGAGCAGTTTGTGATCGAGAAGCTGCTGGTGGACGTGTTGGGGGTGGCGCGTCCCATGTGGGAGGGTTTCAAGAGCGTGCTGGACGGCGAGAAGGAGGTGGTGAAGGCGGAGACGGTGGCGAGTTCGGTGGCGCTGCTGATGGGCGGCGGCCCCGAGGCTCAGGCGGCGCGTAAGAGGATGAAGGAGCTGGGGGAGGCGGCGGCGAGGGCGGTGGCGGAGGGAGGGTCGTCGCACGGCGACGTGGGCCGGATGATCCAAGGGCTCACGGCGTGCAGCGTCCAACGTGGGAAGGCCGTGGCAAAAGAGTAA
- the LOC135633775 gene encoding glycine-rich RNA-binding protein-like has protein sequence MAASDVEFRCFVGGLAWATDDRTLEQAFSPYGEIIESKIINDRETGRSRGFGFVTFRDEQSMRDAIEGMNGQNLDGRNITVNEAQNRRGGGGGGGGGFRSGGGGGYGGGGGGYGGGGGYGMGGRREGGGYSRGGGGGGYGRDRGYGDGGSRFHRGGGGGGGGGGGFSEENWRN, from the exons ATGGCGGCTTCTGATGTTGAGTTCCGCTGTTTCGTCGGCGGTCTTGCCTGGGCCACCGACGACCGCACCCTCGAGCAGGCCTTCAGCCCCTACGGCGAGATCATCGAGTCAAAG ATCATCAACGACAGGGAGACGGGGAGGTCGAGGGGGTTCGGGTTCGTTACCTTCCGTGACGAGCAGTCGATGAGGGACGCCATCGAGGGGATGAACGGCCAGAACCTTGACGGGAGGAACATCACCGTCAACGAAGCCCAGAATCgccgaggcggcggcggcggaggaggaggaggctttcGTAGCGGCGGAGGCGGTGGctacggcggtggtggtggtggctacggtggtggtggtgggtacGGCATGGGCGGTCGCCGCGAGGGAGGCGGGTACAGCCGCGGTGGAGGCGGAGGTGGCTACGGGCGTGATCGCGGGTACGGCGACGGCGGGTCCCGCTTCCatagaggaggaggcggcggcggcggcggcggcggcggcttctCCGAAGAGAACTGGAGGAACTGA